The following proteins come from a genomic window of Sphingobium cloacae:
- the corA gene encoding magnesium/cobalt transporter CorA, whose amino-acid sequence MSVVAAYLYSAGKPVEPVSLDHAPVIHNPSDFVWIGLVEPSEEELRTLQDNYGLHPLAVEDALKAHQLPKVDVYGDQLFVVARTAHLEGDRICYGETAIFVGPNHIISVRHGSARAHTELRAHLEAAPSLLSHGVDYVLHAILDFIVDGYLPIVETIEEEVLAMEDRALDTFLERDDIMRIFHLRRELIRFRRILGPMSEMASRLVHLDLPCLDAQVRPYFKDVYDHVRRVEIMVENLREVLTSVFEVSHLLESQRQGATTRQLASWAAILAVPTAIAGIYGMNFHNMPELRTHYGYFVVLTVMASICTLLYFRFKRADWL is encoded by the coding sequence ATGAGCGTCGTCGCCGCCTATCTCTACAGCGCGGGAAAGCCGGTCGAACCCGTCTCGCTCGACCATGCGCCGGTGATCCACAACCCGTCCGACTTCGTATGGATCGGGCTGGTGGAGCCGTCCGAGGAGGAACTGCGCACCCTCCAGGACAATTACGGCCTGCATCCGCTGGCGGTCGAGGATGCGCTGAAAGCGCACCAGCTCCCCAAGGTCGATGTCTATGGCGATCAGCTCTTCGTCGTCGCGCGCACCGCCCATCTGGAGGGCGACAGGATCTGTTACGGCGAAACGGCGATCTTCGTGGGGCCGAACCACATCATCTCCGTGCGTCACGGCTCCGCCCGCGCCCATACCGAATTGCGCGCGCATCTGGAGGCGGCCCCCTCGCTGCTCAGCCATGGCGTCGACTATGTGCTGCATGCGATCCTCGATTTCATCGTCGACGGCTATCTGCCCATCGTCGAGACTATCGAGGAGGAGGTGCTGGCGATGGAGGACCGGGCGCTTGACACCTTCCTGGAGCGGGACGACATCATGCGCATCTTCCACCTGCGCCGGGAACTGATCCGCTTCCGCCGCATCCTTGGCCCCATGTCGGAAATGGCGAGCAGGCTCGTCCATCTCGACCTGCCCTGCCTCGACGCGCAGGTGCGGCCCTATTTCAAGGACGTGTACGATCATGTGCGGCGGGTCGAGATCATGGTCGAAAATCTGCGCGAAGTGCTGACATCGGTGTTCGAGGTCAGCCATTTGCTCGAATCCCAGCGTCAGGGCGCGACCACGCGGCAACTGGCAAGCTGGGCCGCGATCCTCGCCGTGCCCACCGCGATCGCGGGCATCTACGGCATGAACTTCCACAACATGCCCGAATTGCGGACGCATTACGGCTATTTCGTCGTCCTGACGGTGATGGCGAGCATCTGCACGCTGCTCTACTTCCGCTTCAAACGGGCCGACTGGCTTTAA
- a CDS encoding glycosyltransferase, whose translation MTSPIFFDPTGRRGLWARRALAALLAAIVMAAIAFASTLIAVPSEGDLALPLPQPHAARLSGLSRVHRDIAKWLPDWPVARKKAKPLNVGFYVPDDEGSIASLRRHVGQLDWIVPALVTVSGPSAAPHFVGDPRLSQMIAAMPRPPRLLPMVQNVGADGWDGAGMARLLHDERASRLLAARLGDYVARHRMGGLVMDIEALPPGSLRDYLRFLPMLRAAMPTHATLALTVPAGDGWPLQRLAHAADRLIFMAYDQHWQGGEAGPIAAQPWFAGQVEEAMRRVGPDKLIVALGSYGYDWHGGTADALSLDEAWLAAHDSDAPVAFDPASGNAGFAYDESGQRHQIWMLDAAATWNQMLALRRLGVASVALWRLGSEDPGFWSDLTAFRRGGRPDLRRISSMLNTDVEGNGEILRITATPTEGSRAIAFGPRDMIVRESYGALPTPYQVRRTGGQQAKMLALTFDDGPDATWTPKILSILERTHTPATFFVIGENALEHPALLRRIVADGSEIGNHTYAHPNLATWSERGTRLQLNATQRLVQAYTGRSMKLFRAPYFGDAEPTTADELEPALAAQKAGYTEVGLHVDPNDWQRPGTDAIVKQVLDQVHSATPDRSENIILLHDGGGERSQTVAALPRIIAALRAEGYSFVPVSRLAGLSPEAAMPPVQPTDLMAVRIDVAAFITLAAFSTLLGWMFTLAISLGIARAVLMAALAAFQSRRRRAEPPVHRPSVSVIIPAYNEARVIEASVRRVLASDYPGLQLIVADDGSKDATSAIVAHAFAGDPRVTLLTLDNGGKAGALNRALAHATGEVVIALDADTQFEPTTIARLVRWFADPAIGAVAGDARVGNRVNLVTRWQAVEYITAQNLERRALAGFDAMTVVPGAVGAWRRAALDAVGGYPEDTLAEDQDLTIAIQRAGWRVTYDPEAVAWTEAPESFRALAKQRYRWAFGTLQCLWKHAGVLRERKPTGLALVGMPQAWLFQIIFAAISPLIDLALLLSIAATAVRVQEHGWAQTSGDVWTMGVYWLVFTAIDVACGWVAYRLDGGEARYPPHLLVAQRFVYRQIMYWVVVRAIASAIGGWVVGWGKLERSGRVAMAAGEAPSPERWRAA comes from the coding sequence ATGACAAGCCCGATTTTCTTCGATCCCACCGGACGGCGGGGCCTGTGGGCGCGGCGGGCGCTGGCGGCGTTGCTGGCGGCCATCGTCATGGCGGCCATCGCCTTCGCCTCCACGCTGATCGCCGTGCCGTCCGAGGGCGATCTGGCCCTGCCGCTGCCCCAGCCCCATGCCGCGCGCCTGTCCGGCCTTTCGCGTGTGCATCGCGACATCGCGAAATGGCTGCCCGACTGGCCCGTCGCGCGCAAAAAGGCGAAGCCGCTCAATGTCGGCTTCTACGTGCCCGACGATGAAGGCAGCATCGCTTCGCTGCGGCGGCATGTGGGGCAACTGGACTGGATCGTGCCCGCGCTGGTGACGGTATCGGGTCCCTCGGCGGCTCCGCATTTCGTCGGCGACCCGCGCCTGTCGCAGATGATCGCCGCCATGCCCCGTCCGCCCCGGCTGTTGCCGATGGTCCAGAATGTCGGCGCGGACGGATGGGACGGCGCTGGCATGGCGCGGCTGTTGCACGACGAGCGGGCCAGCCGCCTGCTCGCGGCGCGTCTGGGCGATTATGTGGCGCGGCACCGGATGGGCGGGCTGGTCATGGACATCGAGGCCCTGCCGCCCGGATCGCTGCGCGACTATCTGCGCTTCCTTCCCATGCTGCGCGCCGCGATGCCGACCCATGCGACGCTGGCGCTCACCGTTCCGGCGGGGGACGGCTGGCCCTTGCAGCGGCTGGCCCATGCCGCCGACCGGCTGATCTTCATGGCTTATGACCAGCATTGGCAGGGCGGGGAGGCAGGCCCCATCGCCGCGCAGCCCTGGTTCGCGGGACAGGTCGAAGAGGCGATGCGACGGGTCGGGCCGGACAAGCTGATCGTCGCGCTGGGCAGCTATGGCTATGACTGGCATGGCGGGACGGCGGACGCGCTGTCGCTGGACGAGGCATGGCTGGCCGCGCATGACAGCGACGCGCCCGTCGCCTTCGATCCCGCGAGCGGCAATGCGGGCTTCGCCTATGACGAAAGCGGCCAGCGGCACCAGATCTGGATGCTGGACGCCGCCGCGACCTGGAACCAGATGCTCGCGCTCCGGCGGCTGGGCGTCGCCAGCGTGGCGCTGTGGCGGCTGGGCAGCGAGGACCCCGGCTTCTGGTCCGACCTCACCGCCTTCCGCCGGGGCGGGCGGCCGGACCTGCGCCGCATCTCCAGCATGCTCAACACCGATGTCGAGGGGAATGGCGAGATATTGCGGATCACCGCCACGCCGACCGAAGGCAGCCGCGCCATCGCCTTCGGGCCGCGGGACATGATCGTGCGGGAAAGCTATGGCGCTCTCCCCACGCCCTATCAGGTGCGGCGGACCGGCGGGCAGCAGGCCAAGATGCTGGCGCTGACCTTCGACGACGGGCCGGACGCGACATGGACGCCGAAAATCCTCTCCATCCTGGAGCGGACGCATACGCCCGCCACCTTCTTCGTCATCGGGGAGAATGCGCTGGAGCATCCCGCGCTGCTGCGACGCATCGTCGCGGACGGCAGCGAGATCGGAAACCACACCTATGCCCATCCCAACCTCGCCACATGGTCCGAACGGGGGACGCGGTTGCAGCTCAACGCCACGCAGCGGCTGGTGCAGGCCTATACCGGACGCAGCATGAAGCTGTTCCGCGCGCCCTATTTCGGGGATGCCGAACCCACCACGGCGGACGAACTGGAGCCCGCGCTGGCGGCGCAGAAAGCGGGCTATACGGAGGTGGGGCTGCACGTCGATCCCAATGACTGGCAGCGGCCCGGCACCGACGCCATCGTGAAACAGGTGCTGGATCAGGTCCATTCGGCAACGCCCGACCGTTCGGAGAACATCATCCTGCTCCATGACGGCGGCGGCGAACGGTCGCAGACGGTCGCCGCCCTGCCCCGCATCATCGCGGCGCTGCGGGCGGAAGGGTACAGCTTCGTCCCCGTCTCGCGCCTCGCGGGCCTGTCGCCGGAGGCCGCGATGCCGCCGGTGCAGCCCACCGACCTGATGGCGGTGCGGATCGACGTGGCCGCCTTCATCACGCTGGCGGCGTTCAGCACGCTGCTGGGCTGGATGTTCACCCTCGCCATTTCGCTGGGGATCGCGCGGGCGGTGCTGATGGCCGCGCTCGCCGCCTTCCAGTCGCGCCGCCGCCGGGCGGAGCCGCCGGTCCATCGGCCGAGCGTGTCGGTCATCATCCCGGCCTATAATGAGGCCCGCGTGATCGAGGCGTCAGTGCGGCGCGTGCTGGCGAGCGACTATCCCGGCCTGCAACTGATCGTTGCCGATGATGGGTCGAAGGACGCGACCAGCGCCATCGTCGCCCATGCCTTTGCCGGCGATCCGCGCGTCACGCTGCTGACGCTGGACAATGGCGGCAAGGCAGGGGCGCTGAACCGCGCGCTCGCCCATGCGACGGGGGAGGTCGTCATCGCGCTCGACGCCGACACCCAGTTCGAGCCGACGACCATCGCGCGGCTTGTCCGCTGGTTCGCCGATCCCGCCATCGGCGCGGTGGCGGGGGACGCGCGGGTGGGCAATCGCGTCAACCTCGTCACCCGCTGGCAGGCGGTCGAATATATCACGGCGCAGAATCTGGAACGGCGGGCGCTGGCGGGCTTCGACGCGATGACGGTGGTGCCCGGCGCGGTCGGCGCGTGGCGGCGCGCGGCGCTGGACGCGGTGGGCGGCTATCCCGAAGATACGCTGGCCGAGGACCAGGACCTCACCATCGCGATCCAGCGCGCGGGCTGGCGCGTCACCTACGATCCCGAAGCCGTCGCATGGACCGAAGCGCCCGAAAGCTTCCGCGCGCTCGCGAAGCAGCGTTACCGCTGGGCGTTCGGCACCTTGCAATGCCTGTGGAAACATGCGGGCGTGCTGCGCGAACGCAAGCCCACCGGTCTGGCGCTGGTCGGGATGCCGCAGGCGTGGCTGTTCCAGATTATCTTCGCGGCGATCTCCCCCCTCATCGACCTGGCGCTGCTGCTGTCCATCGCGGCGACGGCGGTGCGGGTGCAGGAGCATGGCTGGGCGCAGACCAGCGGCGACGTGTGGACCATGGGCGTCTATTGGCTGGTCTTTACCGCCATCGATGTCGCCTGCGGCTGGGTCGCCTATCGCCTGGATGGCGGCGAGGCCCGCTATCCGCCGCATCTGCTGGTCGCGCAACGCTTCGTCTATCGCCAGATCATGTATTGGGTGGTCGTACGCGCCATCGCTTCGGCCATTGGCGGCTGGGTCGTTGGGTGGGGCAAGCTGGAGCGGTCGGGCCGCGTCGCCATGGCGGCGGGCGAGGCTCCGTCCCCCGAGCGATGGCGCGCCGCATGA
- a CDS encoding PDZ domain-containing protein, with the protein MTVRDRRNRAATGVALACLAAGALGMSAAFFLHARRATGSHAGQAAAQGHVLPGVTLANAQAGGSGLIVTSLASDGQARRLGFAVGDDIVQIDGRAVRSLDQAAAYLLQHPQGSIHLALRHGGAMRKVTFQLPDERK; encoded by the coding sequence ATGACCGTGCGGGACAGGCGGAACAGGGCGGCGACCGGAGTCGCGCTCGCCTGCCTGGCCGCCGGGGCGCTGGGGATGAGCGCCGCCTTCTTCCTCCACGCCCGCCGCGCCACCGGCAGCCATGCGGGACAGGCCGCCGCGCAGGGGCATGTCCTGCCCGGCGTGACGCTGGCCAACGCGCAGGCGGGCGGATCGGGCCTGATCGTCACCAGCCTCGCCTCCGACGGGCAGGCCCGGCGGCTGGGCTTCGCGGTGGGCGACGACATCGTGCAAATCGACGGGCGGGCGGTGCGATCGCTGGATCAGGCGGCCGCCTATCTGTTACAGCATCCGCAGGGCAGCATCCATCTGGCGCTGCGCCATGGGGGAGCCATGCGGAAAGTGACGTTCCAACTGCCGGATGAGCGGAAATGA
- a CDS encoding winged helix-turn-helix domain-containing protein — MSQKILVVEDDAATADYVARGMSEAGFTVDRADNGRDGLFLASDGSYGAIILDRMMPAMDGMSMLKALRAAGIETPAIILSALGTPEDRVEGLTGGADDYLTKPFAFAELLARVQLLLRRARGGQGGSAVVTMLRHDDLEMDLLSRRVKRGGRAVELQPREFRLLEFFLRHPDQVVTRTMLLEGVWDYHFDPGTNVIDVHVSRLRRKLDDGSDRPLLHTVRGMGYRLGAEK, encoded by the coding sequence ATGAGCCAGAAAATCCTCGTCGTCGAAGATGATGCCGCCACCGCCGACTATGTCGCCAGGGGCATGAGCGAGGCGGGCTTCACCGTCGACCGGGCGGACAATGGCCGCGACGGCCTGTTCCTCGCCAGCGACGGGAGCTATGGCGCGATCATCCTCGACCGGATGATGCCCGCCATGGACGGCATGTCGATGCTCAAGGCCCTGCGCGCGGCGGGGATCGAAACGCCCGCGATCATCCTGTCCGCGCTCGGCACGCCGGAGGACCGGGTGGAAGGGCTGACCGGCGGGGCGGACGATTATCTGACCAAGCCCTTCGCCTTCGCCGAACTGCTCGCCCGCGTGCAATTGCTGCTGCGCCGCGCGCGGGGCGGACAGGGGGGAAGCGCGGTCGTGACGATGCTGCGCCACGACGATCTGGAGATGGACCTGCTTTCCCGCCGGGTGAAGCGCGGCGGACGGGCGGTGGAGCTGCAACCGCGCGAGTTCCGCCTGCTGGAATTCTTCCTGCGCCATCCCGACCAGGTGGTGACCCGCACCATGCTGCTGGAGGGAGTATGGGATTATCATTTCGATCCCGGCACCAATGTGATCGACGTGCATGTCAGCCGCCTGCGCCGCAAGCTGGATGACGGGTCCGACCGTCCGCTGCTGCATACGGTGCGCGGCATGGGATACCGGCTTGGCGCCGAGAAATAG
- a CDS encoding sensor histidine kinase produces the protein MAPRNSSAAARLRGFARSTIGRFVGLAFLCQFLVSGGVLLFVQQASQRAVVAADRRTVEGLRDELLRVQRARGLPALQRAIKGRLSTVRGERIVLLLTDARGRVLIGNLGAWPATIPYDSPWQTIDLYRVGNDRPEPIGVRADSLPGGGRLLTGIATSNSLQLSRIYEEALSIAFVMTLALTLGIAILLGRVLARQVSAIADTANAVAVGALDRRVETDGSADAFDRLGQSINAMLERIDALVTQLRMMTDGLAHDLKSPVTRLISVVEQASAQTRDDMALDALEKVHREARALQSMLSTALLISRTEAGFGGDRLLETDIGALLRDLGEVYGPLVEDSGFALSIDAPDMPPFPLHRELVSQALANLIDNALTHAEGGDHITLSAERREEGAWLAISVADNGPGIAEEQRAAALKRFGRLDPSRSKSGSGLGLSLAEAVGRLHQGRIELSDNRPGLCATLLLRRHGQAFRAAG, from the coding sequence TTGGCGCCGAGAAATAGCAGCGCCGCCGCCCGCCTGCGGGGTTTCGCGCGGTCGACCATCGGGCGTTTCGTCGGGCTCGCCTTCCTCTGCCAGTTCCTCGTCAGCGGCGGCGTGCTGCTGTTCGTGCAGCAGGCGAGCCAGCGCGCGGTGGTCGCGGCGGACCGGCGGACGGTCGAAGGCCTGCGCGACGAACTGCTGCGGGTGCAGCGCGCGCGCGGCCTCCCCGCGCTGCAACGGGCGATCAAGGGGCGGCTCTCGACCGTCCGGGGGGAACGGATCGTCCTTCTCCTCACCGACGCGCGGGGACGGGTGCTGATCGGCAATCTGGGAGCATGGCCCGCCACCATCCCCTATGACAGCCCATGGCAGACCATCGACCTCTATCGCGTCGGCAACGACCGGCCCGAACCCATCGGCGTGAGGGCGGACAGCCTGCCGGGCGGCGGTCGCCTGCTGACCGGGATCGCGACCAGCAACAGCCTGCAATTGTCGCGCATCTATGAAGAGGCGCTCAGCATCGCCTTCGTCATGACGCTGGCGCTGACGCTGGGGATCGCTATCCTGCTGGGCCGGGTGCTGGCGCGGCAGGTGTCCGCCATCGCCGATACCGCCAATGCCGTCGCGGTGGGCGCGCTCGACCGGCGGGTGGAAACGGACGGCAGCGCCGACGCCTTCGACCGGCTCGGCCAGTCGATCAACGCCATGCTGGAGCGGATCGACGCGCTGGTGACGCAGTTGCGGATGATGACGGACGGCCTTGCCCATGACCTCAAATCGCCGGTCACGCGCCTGATCTCCGTAGTGGAACAGGCGAGCGCGCAGACAAGGGACGACATGGCGCTCGACGCGCTGGAAAAGGTGCATCGCGAAGCGCGCGCGCTGCAATCCATGCTGTCCACCGCGCTGCTCATCAGCCGGACGGAGGCAGGGTTCGGCGGCGACCGGCTGCTGGAGACCGACATCGGCGCGCTGCTGCGCGATCTGGGGGAAGTCTATGGGCCGCTGGTGGAGGATAGCGGCTTCGCGCTTTCCATCGACGCGCCGGACATGCCGCCCTTCCCGCTGCATCGCGAACTGGTGAGCCAGGCGCTCGCCAACCTCATCGACAATGCCCTGACCCATGCGGAAGGGGGCGACCACATCACCCTGTCGGCGGAGCGGCGCGAGGAAGGCGCATGGCTGGCGATCAGCGTGGCGGACAACGGCCCGGGCATAGCGGAGGAACAGCGCGCCGCGGCGCTCAAGCGTTTCGGGCGGCTGGACCCGTCGCGCAGCAAGTCCGGATCGGGTCTCGGCCTGTCGCTGGCCGAAGCGGTAGGACGGCTTCACCAGGGCCGTATCGAACTGTCGGACAATCGGCCGGGCCTGTGCGCCACGCTGCTGTTGCGAAGGCATGGCCAGGCGTTTCGAGCGGCTGGCTGA
- a CDS encoding HdeD family acid-resistance protein, translated as MTNQASLGSFSDIAWLTDNWWLVLLRGIAAILFGVLTFLWPALSLLSIVLLWGAFALVDGIFAIATAFVTKRAVAGSRWWMGLVGLLGVAAGLLTFFAPAVTAFGLLTFLAAWLIATGILQIVGAIRLRKAISNEWMLALSGLASVILGVLLIGYPLAGLVTVAWMIGIFALVVGVFYIGLSLRLRKVKNAFVV; from the coding sequence ATGACGAATCAAGCCAGTCTCGGAAGCTTTTCCGATATCGCATGGCTGACCGACAATTGGTGGCTGGTCCTGCTGCGCGGGATCGCGGCGATCCTGTTTGGCGTCCTCACATTCCTGTGGCCCGCCTTGTCGCTGCTGTCGATCGTGCTGCTGTGGGGCGCGTTCGCCCTTGTCGACGGAATTTTCGCCATCGCCACGGCCTTCGTCACGAAGCGGGCGGTCGCGGGATCGCGCTGGTGGATGGGGCTGGTGGGGCTGCTGGGCGTGGCGGCGGGGCTGCTTACCTTCTTCGCGCCCGCCGTCACCGCCTTCGGCCTGCTCACCTTCCTGGCCGCATGGCTGATCGCGACGGGCATCCTGCAGATCGTCGGCGCGATCCGGCTGCGCAAGGCGATCAGCAACGAATGGATGCTGGCTTTGAGCGGCCTCGCCTCCGTCATCCTCGGCGTGCTGCTGATCGGCTATCCGCTGGCGGGCCTTGTGACCGTCGCCTGGATGATCGGCATTTTCGCGCTGGTGGTCGGCGTCTTCTATATCGGCCTGTCGCTGCGCCTCAGGAAAGTGAAGAACGCCTTCGTCGTCTGA
- a CDS encoding glycosyltransferase family 2 protein yields the protein MRKVILPPLVSGEDVPLVPKNATGRPWLSILIPVYNVLPWLEDCLSSVFSQIEGDEGIELILLDDRSTDGSAELAEALIASHGGRARLLHHAENRGLSAARNSMADAAAGDYVWFLDSDDALLPGAIGALREIVEGCRPDVVLCDYACSGGKVHATFEGPARQFRLGTEALVAGIFSRRRLHAWSRVWKREVLEGVRFPEGVYFEDMATIPWLLLRAESYYYAAQPWVFYRSRPGSILAQVRADCDYRRDDELAGAMAGFREELVRVLPGVSQETRRLVALFLAREYVKLGKRLLRVRRRQRVLHLLRGDLSRYRKKMEAASPLPFAEIAACHARKGELVRWAALCFFLALSRHMWRLVPGAAH from the coding sequence ATGCGTAAAGTGATCCTGCCGCCCCTGGTTTCTGGAGAGGATGTGCCCCTCGTGCCGAAAAATGCGACTGGCCGTCCCTGGCTCAGCATCTTGATCCCGGTCTACAATGTCCTGCCCTGGCTGGAGGACTGCCTTTCGTCGGTCTTCTCCCAGATCGAGGGGGATGAGGGGATCGAACTGATCCTGCTGGACGACCGGTCGACGGATGGGTCGGCGGAACTGGCCGAGGCGCTGATCGCCTCCCACGGCGGGCGGGCCCGGCTGCTCCATCATGCGGAGAATCGGGGTCTCAGCGCCGCGCGCAATTCCATGGCCGATGCCGCCGCCGGAGATTATGTCTGGTTCCTCGATTCCGACGATGCGCTCCTGCCCGGCGCGATCGGCGCCTTACGGGAAATCGTCGAGGGTTGCCGGCCGGACGTGGTGCTGTGCGACTATGCCTGTAGCGGCGGGAAGGTGCATGCCACTTTCGAGGGTCCGGCGCGGCAGTTCCGACTCGGGACGGAGGCGCTGGTGGCGGGCATATTCTCCCGGCGGCGGCTCCATGCCTGGTCGCGCGTCTGGAAGCGCGAGGTGCTGGAGGGCGTCCGCTTCCCCGAAGGCGTCTATTTCGAGGACATGGCCACCATTCCCTGGTTGCTGCTCAGGGCGGAAAGCTATTATTATGCGGCCCAGCCATGGGTCTTCTACCGCTCGCGCCCCGGCAGCATCCTGGCGCAGGTCCGCGCGGATTGTGACTATCGGCGCGACGATGAACTGGCCGGAGCGATGGCGGGCTTCCGCGAGGAACTGGTTCGCGTGCTTCCCGGCGTGTCGCAGGAAACCAGGCGGCTGGTCGCGCTCTTCCTGGCGCGCGAATATGTGAAGCTGGGCAAGAGGCTGCTGCGCGTGCGGCGGCGGCAGCGGGTCCTGCATCTGCTGCGCGGCGACCTCAGCCGCTACCGGAAAAAGATGGAGGCTGCCTCGCCCCTGCCTTTTGCGGAAATCGCCGCCTGTCATGCCCGCAAGGGGGAACTGGTCCGCTGGGCGGCGCTCTGCTTCTTCCTGGCCCTGTCGCGCCATATGTGGCGGCTGGTGCCGGGGGCGGCGCATTGA
- a CDS encoding sugar MFS transporter — protein sequence MAIATGGEPSASRQGTGTAARGLAGFVFALFFVFGGITSLNDVLIPKLKDLFTLTNAQVLLVQSAFFAAYFLISIPASALVHRFGYMRTAVIGLLAMTAGCLLFIPAAGSGLFGAFLFALFVLASGITIVQVVANPLISMLGKPETASSRLTFAQAFNSLGTTVFPYVGSMLILGSIATTDPATLTGEALTAFRAQEARVVVHTYIGLAVALVIVALAVWFQRGKLRETRAAKMNVAAAFGLLSRPRFAFGTLGIFLYVGAEVTIGSLMVLYLVQSSTLGLDLESAGKLVAYYWGGAMVGRFIGSAVLRFFPPGKVLACVAGGAVLLLAVSASTVGAVSGWSLIAIGLMNAIMFPTIFSLACEGLGPRAADGSGVICMAIVGGAILPPIAGWVSDVATLRTALVVPAIAYGLILLFGLFATRPVAPIEVAEATR from the coding sequence ATGGCGATCGCAACGGGCGGGGAGCCTTCCGCTTCCCGGCAAGGAACGGGAACCGCCGCGCGCGGCCTTGCCGGTTTCGTCTTCGCGCTGTTCTTCGTGTTCGGCGGCATCACCAGTCTCAACGATGTGCTGATCCCCAAGCTCAAGGACCTCTTCACCCTCACCAACGCGCAGGTGCTGCTGGTCCAGTCGGCTTTCTTCGCGGCCTATTTCCTGATCTCCATCCCCGCCTCCGCGCTGGTGCACCGCTTCGGTTACATGCGCACGGCCGTGATCGGACTGCTGGCGATGACCGCGGGGTGCCTGCTGTTCATCCCGGCCGCCGGGTCCGGCCTGTTCGGCGCCTTCCTCTTCGCGCTGTTCGTGCTGGCGAGCGGGATCACCATCGTGCAGGTGGTCGCCAACCCGCTGATCTCCATGCTGGGCAAGCCGGAAACCGCGTCCAGCCGTCTCACCTTCGCGCAGGCGTTCAATTCGCTGGGCACCACCGTCTTTCCCTATGTGGGGTCGATGCTGATCCTGGGCAGCATCGCCACGACCGATCCCGCCACCCTCACGGGCGAGGCGCTGACCGCCTTCCGCGCGCAGGAGGCGCGGGTGGTCGTCCACACCTATATCGGCCTTGCCGTCGCGCTGGTGATCGTCGCGCTGGCGGTCTGGTTCCAGCGCGGGAAGCTCCGCGAAACGCGCGCCGCGAAGATGAACGTCGCCGCCGCTTTCGGCCTGCTGTCGCGGCCGCGCTTCGCCTTCGGGACGCTGGGCATCTTCCTCTATGTCGGCGCGGAGGTCACCATCGGCAGCCTGATGGTGCTCTATCTGGTGCAGTCCAGCACGCTGGGCCTGGATCTGGAAAGCGCGGGCAAGCTGGTCGCTTATTATTGGGGCGGCGCGATGGTCGGCCGTTTCATCGGGTCGGCGGTGCTGCGCTTCTTCCCGCCCGGCAAGGTGCTGGCCTGCGTCGCGGGGGGCGCGGTGCTGCTGCTCGCCGTTTCGGCATCGACCGTCGGCGCGGTGTCGGGCTGGTCGCTGATCGCCATCGGCCTCATGAACGCGATCATGTTCCCGACGATCTTCAGCCTTGCCTGCGAAGGGCTGGGGCCCCGCGCGGCGGACGGGTCCGGCGTGATCTGCATGGCGATCGTGGGGGGCGCGATCCTGCCGCCGATCGCCGGATGGGTGTCCGACGTGGCGACTTTGCGCACGGCGCTGGTCGTCCCGGCCATCGCCTATGGCCTGATCCTGCTGTTCGGCCTGTTCGCCACCCGCCCGGTCGCGCCGATCGAGGTTGCCGAAGCGACGCGGTGA
- the lptB gene encoding LPS export ABC transporter ATP-binding protein — translation MDDVTIMENKAAEAPPVPQEVSDGLSVISIAKSYDKRAVLTDVSLTVGKGEVVGLLGPNGAGKTTCFYSVMGLVRPDHGRIILDGQDITGLPMYRRAILGLGYLPQETSIFRGLTVAQNIGAVLELAEPDKSAREARLEQLLDEFGLMRLRDSAAMALSGGERRRCEIARALAANPSIVLLDEPFAGIDPLSIADIRDLVKQLKTRGIGVLITDHNVRETLEIVDRACIIYGGQVLFTGSPTELVANAEVRRLYLGENFSL, via the coding sequence ATGGACGATGTGACGATCATGGAAAACAAGGCGGCCGAAGCGCCTCCTGTGCCGCAGGAGGTGAGCGACGGCCTGTCGGTGATCTCCATCGCCAAGAGCTATGACAAGCGCGCCGTGCTGACCGACGTGTCGCTGACGGTGGGCAAGGGCGAGGTCGTCGGCCTGCTCGGCCCCAATGGCGCGGGCAAGACGACCTGCTTCTATTCGGTGATGGGCCTTGTCCGGCCCGATCATGGGCGCATCATCCTCGACGGGCAGGACATCACCGGCCTTCCCATGTATCGCCGGGCGATATTGGGCCTGGGCTATCTGCCGCAGGAAACGTCGATCTTTCGCGGCCTCACCGTCGCGCAGAATATCGGCGCGGTGCTGGAACTGGCCGAGCCGGACAAGAGCGCCCGCGAAGCGCGCCTCGAACAGCTGCTGGACGAATTCGGCCTGATGCGCCTGCGCGATTCCGCCGCCATGGCGCTGTCGGGCGGCGAGCGCCGCCGCTGCGAGATCGCGCGCGCGCTGGCGGCCAATCCCTCCATCGTCCTGCTGGACGAACCGTTCGCGGGCATCGATCCGCTGTCCATCGCCGACATCCGCGACCTTGTGAAGCAATTGAAGACGCGGGGTATCGGCGTCCTCATCACCGACCATAATGTCCGCGAAACGCTGGAGATCGTGGACCGCGCCTGCATCATCTATGGCGGGCAGGTGCTCTTCACCGGCAGCCCCACCGAACTGGTCGCCAATGCCGAAGTGCGGCGGCTCTATCTGGGCGAGAATTTCTCGCTGTGA